The Candidatus Rokuibacteriota bacterium genome has a window encoding:
- a CDS encoding sigma-54-dependent Fis family transcriptional regulator, with amino-acid sequence MAGEHILIVDDERAIQKALRGVLEDEGYRVSAVGSGQDALTRVAEESPELIFLDIWMPGMDGLEALAEIKRLRPETAVVMISGHATIETAVKATKLGAYDFVEKPLSLEKTLLAAARALDHSRLERENRALREQVERRQEIVGKGPLIEELRRQIATAAPTNGRVLIQGENGAGKELVARAIHALSTRREGPFVEVNCAAIPEELIESELFGHERGAFTGAVARRRGKFEVADTGTLFLDEIGDMSLKTQAKVLRVLEEQAFERVGGKETLRVDVRVLAASNQDLKERIAQGRFREDLYYRLNVIPVEVPPLRRRKEDIPTLVEHFIALFSADNGKRPKTVSVEALAYFLSYDWPGNVRELRNMVERLVIMAPRDVIGPEDLPPPLRPKETPAGAEEAQRERTLKEAREAFERAYVLAELRAHDGNVTRTAEKLGIERSHLYRKLKSYGITASKG; translated from the coding sequence ATGGCCGGCGAGCACATCCTCATCGTGGACGACGAGCGCGCCATCCAGAAGGCGCTGCGGGGCGTGCTCGAGGACGAGGGCTACCGCGTCTCGGCGGTGGGCTCGGGTCAGGATGCCCTCACCCGGGTCGCGGAGGAGTCCCCGGAGCTGATCTTCCTGGACATCTGGATGCCGGGCATGGACGGGCTCGAGGCCCTGGCCGAGATCAAGCGGCTGCGGCCGGAAACCGCCGTGGTGATGATCTCCGGGCATGCCACCATCGAGACGGCCGTCAAGGCCACCAAGCTGGGCGCCTACGACTTCGTCGAGAAGCCGCTCTCCCTGGAGAAGACGCTGCTGGCCGCGGCCCGCGCGCTGGACCACTCGCGGCTCGAGCGGGAGAACCGCGCTCTGCGCGAGCAGGTCGAGCGCCGCCAGGAGATCGTCGGCAAGGGCCCCCTCATCGAGGAGCTGCGGCGGCAGATCGCCACGGCGGCGCCGACCAACGGGCGCGTGCTCATCCAGGGCGAGAACGGCGCCGGGAAGGAGCTCGTGGCCCGGGCCATCCACGCGCTGTCCACGCGGCGCGAGGGGCCCTTCGTCGAGGTGAACTGCGCCGCCATTCCCGAAGAGCTCATCGAGTCGGAGCTGTTCGGCCACGAGCGCGGCGCCTTCACCGGGGCGGTGGCGCGCCGGCGCGGGAAGTTCGAGGTCGCCGACACCGGCACCCTCTTCCTCGACGAGATCGGGGACATGAGCCTCAAGACGCAGGCCAAGGTGCTGCGCGTCCTCGAGGAGCAGGCCTTCGAGCGGGTGGGCGGCAAGGAGACCCTCCGCGTGGACGTGCGCGTGCTCGCCGCGTCCAACCAGGACCTGAAGGAACGGATCGCGCAGGGCCGCTTCCGCGAGGATCTCTACTACCGCCTCAACGTCATCCCCGTCGAGGTCCCCCCGCTGCGCCGGCGCAAGGAGGACATCCCGACGCTGGTGGAGCACTTCATCGCGCTCTTCTCGGCGGACAACGGGAAGCGGCCGAAGACCGTGTCGGTGGAGGCCCTCGCCTACTTCCTTTCCTACGACTGGCCGGGCAACGTCCGGGAGCTCCGCAACATGGTGGAGCGGCTCGTCATCATGGCGCCGCGCGACGTGATCGGCCCGGAGGACCTTCCCCCGCCGCTGCGCCCCAAGGAGACCCCGGCGGGCGCGGAGGAGGCTCAGCGGGAGCGGACGCTCAAGGAGGCCCGCGAAGCCTTCGAGCGCGCCTACGTCCTGGCGGAGCTGCGGGCCCACGACGGCAACGTGACGCGCACCGCCGAGAAGCTCGGCATCGAGCGCAGCCACCTGTACCGCAAGCTCAAGAGCTACGGCATCACAGCGTCCAAGGGCTGA
- a CDS encoding CHASE3 domain-containing protein, with protein sequence MDERKPAGPGDLARIPAAPARPAGLRRRDYRDRGPMPPVRVDSRRAVHLLWVGLALVIVTAVVAVDGTLMFIDATRRVEGTLVNVERLNAFLSLLKDAETGQRGYLLTGDERYLEPYQDALAALWERQRELRVGLAARPGQRERLDALQPLISAKLAELHRTIELRRHEGEAAAVRVVLTDEGRALMDRIREGISEMTARERARHDARREGGGALWVLAAVGVGSAAGVALVGAALHAMSRQARTGRRDD encoded by the coding sequence ATGGATGAGCGCAAGCCGGCCGGGCCCGGAGACCTCGCCCGGATCCCGGCGGCGCCAGCCCGGCCGGCGGGGCTGCGCCGACGTGACTACCGGGACCGTGGCCCGATGCCCCCCGTGCGCGTCGACTCGCGACGGGCGGTCCACCTTCTCTGGGTCGGGCTCGCCCTGGTCATCGTCACTGCGGTCGTCGCCGTCGACGGCACGCTGATGTTCATCGACGCGACCCGCCGGGTCGAGGGGACACTCGTCAACGTCGAGCGGCTGAACGCCTTCCTGTCCCTGCTGAAGGACGCCGAGACGGGGCAGCGCGGCTACCTCCTCACGGGGGACGAGCGTTACCTCGAGCCCTACCAGGACGCCCTCGCCGCCCTGTGGGAGCGGCAGCGGGAGCTGCGGGTCGGACTTGCCGCTCGGCCGGGGCAGCGAGAGCGCCTCGACGCCCTCCAGCCGCTCATCTCCGCCAAGCTGGCCGAGCTCCACCGAACCATCGAGCTTCGCCGACACGAGGGCGAGGCCGCGGCGGTCCGGGTGGTCCTCACGGACGAGGGCCGCGCCCTCATGGACCGGATCCGCGAGGGGATCAGCGAGATGACGGCGCGCGAGCGGGCCAGGCACGACGCCCGGCGCGAGGGGGGCGGAGCGCTGTGGGTGCTGGCGGCCGTTGGGGTCGGGAGCGCGGCCGGCGTGGCCCTGGTGGGGGCTGCGCTCCACGCCATGAGCCGCCAGGCCCGGACTGGCCGCCGGGACGACTGA
- the pyrR gene encoding bifunctional pyr operon transcriptional regulator/uracil phosphoribosyltransferase PyrR, which produces MTGREKAQVLDDSALDRALTRIAHEVVEQAGGEGVALVGIKTRGVTLAERIAEKVAAIEGTRPPVGALDITLYRDDLRLKAEQPAVRGTEIPFPLKGRTVVLVDDVLFTGRTIRAAMDAVMDLGRPRIIRLAVLIDRGHRELPIRPDYVGKNLPTSRRETVAVMLREHDGVDRVVIQEPTE; this is translated from the coding sequence ATGACCGGCCGCGAGAAGGCCCAGGTCCTGGACGACTCCGCGCTCGATCGGGCGCTGACCCGTATCGCCCACGAGGTCGTCGAGCAGGCAGGTGGCGAAGGGGTGGCGCTGGTCGGGATCAAGACTCGTGGGGTCACCCTGGCCGAGCGCATCGCCGAGAAGGTCGCCGCCATCGAGGGCACCAGGCCCCCGGTAGGCGCCCTCGACATCACGCTCTACCGGGACGACCTGCGGCTCAAGGCCGAGCAGCCGGCCGTCCGCGGCACCGAGATCCCCTTCCCGCTCAAGGGGCGCACGGTGGTCCTGGTGGACGACGTGCTCTTCACGGGCCGGACCATCCGCGCCGCCATGGACGCCGTGATGGACCTGGGCCGCCCCCGCATCATCCGCCTGGCCGTCCTCATCGACCGCGGCCACCGCGAGCTGCCGATCCGCCCCGACTATGTCGGCAAGAACCTTCCGACCAGCCGGCGCGAGACGGTGGCGGTGATGCTCCGCGAGCACGACGGCGTGGACCGCGTCGTCATTCAAGAGCCGACCGAATGA
- a CDS encoding aspartate carbamoyltransferase catalytic subunit produces the protein MPWKRKDLLSLQDLEAVEIRDVLDTAESMKEIATRDIKKVPALRGKTVVNLFYEASTRTRTSFEIAGKWLSADVVNFSASGSSAEKGESLLDTAKNIEAMSPDVVVVRHKASGAPALLARHLRCAVVNAGDGAHEHPTQGLLDLLTIREKKGHLEGLNVTIVGDIAHSRVARSDIHGMRKMGITVTVAGPPTLIPPACQELGVKVSHRLEEAIANADVIMMLRLQRERMESGLIPSLREYSRIWGVSLDTLRHCRPDVLIMHPGPVNRGVELSPEVADSPYSVILDQVSNGVAVRMAVLYLLAGSQPA, from the coding sequence ATGCCCTGGAAGCGAAAAGACCTCCTGAGCTTGCAGGATCTCGAGGCCGTGGAGATCCGTGATGTGCTGGACACGGCCGAGTCCATGAAGGAGATCGCGACCCGCGACATCAAGAAGGTGCCGGCGCTCCGGGGCAAGACGGTGGTGAACCTCTTCTACGAGGCCTCGACGCGGACGCGCACCTCCTTCGAGATCGCGGGCAAGTGGCTCTCGGCGGACGTCGTCAACTTCTCCGCCTCGGGCTCGAGCGCCGAGAAGGGCGAGAGCTTGCTGGACACGGCGAAGAACATCGAGGCGATGAGCCCGGACGTCGTGGTGGTCCGCCACAAGGCCTCGGGTGCCCCGGCGCTGCTCGCCCGGCACCTGCGCTGCGCCGTCGTGAACGCCGGCGACGGCGCCCACGAGCACCCCACGCAAGGGCTGCTGGACCTCCTGACGATCCGGGAGAAGAAGGGCCACCTGGAGGGGCTCAACGTGACGATCGTCGGCGACATCGCCCACAGCCGCGTGGCCCGCTCGGACATCCACGGGATGCGGAAGATGGGCATCACGGTGACGGTGGCGGGGCCGCCCACGCTCATCCCCCCCGCCTGCCAGGAGCTCGGCGTCAAGGTGAGCCACCGGCTGGAGGAGGCCATCGCGAACGCCGACGTGATCATGATGCTCCGGCTCCAGCGCGAGCGGATGGAGAGCGGCCTCATCCCCTCCCTGCGGGAGTACTCGCGCATCTGGGGGGTGTCGCTGGACACGCTCAGGCACTGCCGGCCCGACGTGCTGATCATGCACCCGGGGCCGGTGAACCGCGGGGTCGAGCTGTCCCCCGAGGTGGCCGACAGCCCGTACTCGGTGATCCTGGACCAGGTGTCCAACGGCGTGGCGGTGCGCATGGCGGTCCTCTACCTGCTGGCGGGGAGCCAGCCGGCATGA
- a CDS encoding dihydroorotase, with translation MSLLIRQGRIVDPAGGIDGIQDVLVADGRIVKVGPGLTAPPGAQVIDAAGKVVCPGFIDIHVHLREPGFEYKETVASGTRAAAAGGFTAVACMANTFPVNDNRAVTDYILAKARVEGVVRVYPIGAVTRGLRGEQLAELAEQAEAGCVAFSDDGECVMNAALYRRAMEYALPFGTPLISHAEDCHLAHGGVMHEGLVSTELGLTGQPAAAEDVMVARDILLAELTGAHVHIAHISTAGAVRLVRDGKARGIRVTAEVTPHHLLLTDEAVRDYDPNTKMQPPLRSKGDVEAVLEGLLDGTIDCVATDHAPHAQSEKEGEFAAAANGVVGLETAVPLLLDRLVRPGRLDLATFVARLSSGPARVLGLPGGSLASGAAADITILDLERPFAVDPGLFRSRSRNTPFRGLTGTGAPVMTIVGGTVVAP, from the coding sequence ATGAGCCTGCTCATCCGTCAGGGTCGCATCGTGGATCCGGCCGGCGGGATCGATGGCATCCAGGACGTGCTCGTGGCGGACGGGCGGATCGTCAAGGTGGGCCCGGGCCTCACGGCGCCCCCGGGCGCCCAGGTCATCGACGCGGCGGGGAAGGTCGTCTGCCCGGGCTTCATCGACATCCACGTCCACCTGCGCGAGCCCGGCTTCGAGTACAAGGAGACGGTGGCGAGCGGCACCCGCGCGGCGGCGGCCGGCGGCTTCACCGCCGTGGCCTGCATGGCCAACACCTTCCCGGTCAACGACAACCGCGCCGTCACCGACTACATCCTCGCCAAGGCCCGCGTGGAGGGCGTCGTGCGCGTCTACCCCATCGGCGCCGTCACGCGGGGGCTTCGCGGGGAGCAGCTGGCGGAGCTGGCGGAGCAGGCCGAGGCCGGCTGCGTGGCCTTCTCCGACGACGGCGAGTGCGTCATGAACGCCGCGCTGTACCGGCGCGCCATGGAGTACGCGCTCCCCTTCGGGACGCCGCTCATCAGCCACGCCGAGGACTGCCACCTGGCGCACGGCGGCGTCATGCACGAGGGACTCGTCTCCACCGAGCTCGGCCTGACGGGGCAGCCCGCGGCGGCCGAGGATGTGATGGTCGCCCGGGACATCCTCCTGGCGGAGCTCACGGGGGCCCATGTCCACATCGCCCACATCTCCACGGCCGGCGCCGTGCGGCTCGTGCGTGACGGCAAGGCCCGCGGCATCCGCGTGACGGCCGAGGTGACCCCGCACCATCTGCTGCTCACGGACGAAGCGGTGCGCGACTACGACCCGAACACGAAGATGCAGCCGCCGCTGCGCAGCAAGGGCGACGTGGAGGCCGTGCTGGAGGGGCTCCTGGACGGCACCATCGACTGCGTGGCCACCGACCACGCCCCGCATGCCCAGTCCGAGAAGGAGGGCGAGTTCGCGGCGGCCGCCAACGGCGTCGTCGGCCTCGAGACGGCCGTCCCGCTCCTGCTGGACCGGCTCGTGCGGCCCGGCCGCCTCGACCTCGCCACCTTCGTGGCGCGTCTGTCCTCGGGCCCCGCCCGCGTCCTCGGCCTGCCGGGCGGCAGCCTCGCGTCCGGGGCCGCTGCGGACATCACCATCCTGGACCTCGAGCGCCCCTTCGCCGTGGACCCCGGCCTCTTCCGCTCGCGGAGCCGCAACACGCCCTTCCGGGGCCTGACGGGCACGGGAGCGCCGGTCATGACCATCGTCGGCGGCACGGTGGTCGCGCCATGA
- the carA gene encoding glutamine-hydrolyzing carbamoyl-phosphate synthase small subunit codes for MTETLLALADGRLFRGEPCGAVGEAHGEVVFNTAMTGYQEIMTDPSYRGQLVCMTYPLIGNYGVNPEDVESRRPWLGGLIVKEACPYPSSWRGRMSLDGYMKEHGIVGIQGIDTRALTRHLRDRGAQEGIISSTEGDHARLVERARALPGLVGRDLVREVTADTPRGWGEGTWDLRRGYAEPPAPRFRVVAFDAGIKNNILRRLASLGCALQVVPAGTPAEQILEMRPHGLFLSNGPGDPEPVQYLIRTVRSLFGRLPIFGICLGHQILGLAFGGTTYKLKFGHHGANHPVQNLLTGGVEITSQNHGFAVDPGSIARFGVEPTHVSLNDGTSEGMRHRELPIFSVQYHPEASPGPHDADYLFRDFIALMAGEQGG; via the coding sequence ATGACCGAGACGCTGCTGGCGCTGGCCGACGGGCGCCTCTTCCGGGGCGAGCCCTGCGGGGCCGTGGGGGAGGCCCACGGGGAAGTCGTGTTCAACACCGCGATGACGGGCTACCAGGAGATCATGACCGACCCCTCGTACCGGGGACAGCTCGTCTGCATGACCTATCCGCTCATCGGTAACTACGGCGTCAACCCGGAAGACGTCGAGTCCCGACGGCCATGGCTCGGCGGGCTCATCGTCAAGGAGGCCTGCCCCTACCCCTCCTCGTGGCGCGGGCGGATGTCGCTCGACGGCTACATGAAGGAGCACGGGATCGTCGGCATCCAGGGCATCGACACCCGCGCGCTGACCCGCCACCTCCGCGACCGGGGCGCCCAGGAGGGCATCATCTCCTCCACGGAGGGCGACCACGCCCGGCTGGTGGAGCGGGCGCGGGCGCTGCCGGGCCTGGTTGGCCGAGACCTCGTGCGGGAGGTGACGGCGGACACGCCCCGGGGCTGGGGAGAGGGGACCTGGGATCTCCGCCGCGGCTACGCGGAGCCGCCGGCGCCGCGCTTCCGCGTCGTCGCCTTCGACGCGGGCATCAAGAACAATATCCTGCGCCGGCTCGCCTCGCTCGGCTGCGCGCTCCAGGTGGTGCCGGCCGGGACCCCCGCCGAGCAGATCCTCGAGATGCGGCCCCACGGCCTCTTCCTCTCCAACGGCCCGGGCGACCCGGAGCCGGTGCAGTACCTGATCCGGACGGTGCGGAGCCTCTTCGGCCGGCTGCCGATCTTCGGCATCTGCCTCGGCCATCAGATCCTGGGGCTCGCCTTCGGCGGGACGACCTACAAGCTCAAGTTCGGTCATCACGGCGCCAACCACCCGGTGCAGAACCTGCTGACCGGCGGCGTCGAGATCACCTCCCAGAACCACGGCTTCGCGGTGGACCCGGGCTCGATCGCGCGCTTCGGGGTCGAGCCGACCCACGTGAGCCTGAACGACGGCACCTCCGAGGGGATGCGCCACCGGGAGCTGCCCATCTTCTCCGTGCAGTACCACCCCGAGGCCTCCCCCGGTCCGCACGACGCCGACTACCTCTTCCGGGACTTCATTGCGCTGATGGCAGGCGAGCAAGGAGGCTGA
- the carB gene encoding carbamoyl-phosphate synthase large subunit: MPKRTDLEKILLIGSGPIVIGQACEFDYSGTQACKALREEGFQVVLVNSNPATIMTDPEMAHRTYVEPLTPEFVAKVIARERPDAMLPTVGGQTGLNLAVALSEDGTLDRHGVELIGAKLPAIKTAEDRNLFGAAMARIGLEMPTGFYAESPPEALEGMRQRRMQFPLILRPSFTLGGTGGSIAYNPEELEAAIKWGLQQSPVGQVLVEESVIGWKEFELEVMRDLRDNVVIICSIENFDPMGVHTGDSITVAPAQTLTDKEYQLMRDASLAIIREIGVETGGSNIQFAVNPRDGRMVVIEMNPRVSRSSALASKATGFPIAKIAAKLAVGYTLDELRNDITRETPASFEPAIDYCVVKFPRWAFEKFPEAEQTLTTQMKSVGEVMAIGRTFKEALQKAIRSLEQDRWGLTLDRPLEGLEALRQKIRVPNPERCFAIAEGYRRGLTTGEIAELSAIDPWFLDNVREIVELEPRIRAAGLGEARLLRRAKQMGFADRRIAELAGVTEPEARAARLAAGIRATFKMVDTCAAEFVAYTPYLYSTYEEEDEAPPTPRPKVVILGSGPNRIGQGIEFDYACVHAAFALKEIGVEAIMVNCNPETVSTDYDTSDRLYFEPLTFEDVMNIVEREQPQGVIVQFGGQTPLKLVVALQAAGVPILGTPSDAIDRAEDRGRFARLLEGLHLAQAPGDMARSFDEAARIATAIGYPVLVRPSYVLGGRAMQIVYDEEDLRGYMGEAVRVSPEHPILVDKFLEDAIEIDVDAIADGERVVVGGVMEHVEKAGIHSGDSACALPPYSLGDDQVERIKAQTRALARELGVIGLLNIQFAIKNETIFVLEVNPRASRTVPFVSKAIGVPLAKLATKVMLGARLVDLGLGEEREVAHIAIKEAVFPFVKFPGVDAVLGPEMKSTGEVMGIDQDFRKAYVKAQLSAHSPLPTSGKVFISVKNRDKRAALGIAKRLSEMGMSLVATTGTAKLLALQGMTVETIHKVAEGYRPNIVDLMKRGEIALVFNTPEDGRARKDSSIIRRTAVTQNIPYYTTVDGAQAAIGGIEALLKGEISVRSLQEYHAAP; encoded by the coding sequence GTGCCGAAGCGGACCGACCTCGAGAAGATCCTCCTCATCGGCTCCGGGCCCATCGTGATCGGCCAGGCCTGCGAGTTCGACTACTCGGGCACGCAGGCCTGCAAGGCGCTGCGGGAGGAGGGCTTCCAGGTGGTGCTGGTGAACTCGAACCCGGCCACCATCATGACCGACCCCGAGATGGCGCACCGCACCTACGTGGAGCCGCTCACCCCGGAGTTCGTCGCCAAGGTGATCGCCCGCGAGCGCCCCGACGCCATGCTCCCCACCGTGGGCGGGCAGACCGGGCTGAACCTGGCAGTGGCGCTGTCGGAGGACGGCACGCTGGACCGCCACGGCGTCGAGCTCATCGGCGCCAAGCTGCCGGCCATCAAGACCGCCGAGGACCGCAACCTCTTCGGCGCGGCCATGGCGCGGATCGGGCTCGAGATGCCCACGGGCTTCTACGCGGAGAGCCCGCCGGAGGCGCTGGAGGGGATGCGCCAGCGCCGGATGCAGTTCCCCCTGATCCTCCGGCCCTCGTTCACGCTGGGCGGCACCGGCGGCTCGATCGCCTACAACCCGGAGGAGCTCGAGGCCGCCATCAAGTGGGGACTCCAGCAGAGCCCCGTGGGCCAGGTGCTGGTGGAGGAGTCCGTCATCGGCTGGAAGGAGTTCGAGCTGGAGGTGATGCGCGACCTCAGGGACAACGTCGTCATCATCTGCTCCATCGAGAACTTCGACCCCATGGGCGTCCACACGGGCGACTCCATCACCGTGGCGCCCGCCCAGACGCTGACGGACAAGGAGTACCAGCTCATGCGCGACGCCTCCCTCGCGATCATCCGCGAGATCGGCGTCGAGACCGGCGGGTCGAACATCCAGTTCGCCGTCAACCCGCGGGACGGGCGCATGGTCGTCATCGAGATGAACCCCCGCGTCTCGCGCTCGTCGGCGCTGGCCTCCAAGGCCACGGGCTTCCCCATCGCCAAGATCGCGGCGAAGCTGGCCGTCGGCTACACGCTGGACGAGCTGCGCAACGACATCACCCGCGAGACCCCGGCCTCCTTCGAGCCCGCCATCGACTACTGCGTGGTCAAGTTCCCGCGCTGGGCCTTCGAGAAGTTCCCCGAGGCCGAGCAGACCCTCACCACGCAGATGAAGTCCGTGGGCGAGGTCATGGCCATCGGGCGCACCTTCAAGGAGGCGCTCCAGAAGGCGATCCGCTCGCTGGAGCAGGACCGCTGGGGGCTCACGCTGGACCGGCCGCTCGAGGGGCTCGAGGCGCTGCGCCAGAAGATCCGCGTGCCCAACCCCGAGCGCTGCTTCGCCATCGCCGAGGGCTACCGGCGCGGGCTCACGACCGGGGAGATCGCCGAGCTGTCGGCGATCGACCCGTGGTTCCTCGACAACGTGCGCGAGATCGTCGAGCTGGAGCCGCGCATCCGGGCCGCCGGGCTCGGAGAGGCCCGCCTCCTCCGCCGGGCCAAGCAGATGGGCTTCGCCGACCGTCGCATCGCCGAGCTGGCGGGCGTCACCGAGCCCGAGGCGCGGGCCGCGCGGCTCGCCGCGGGCATCCGCGCCACCTTCAAGATGGTGGACACCTGCGCCGCCGAGTTCGTCGCCTACACCCCCTACCTCTACTCGACCTACGAGGAGGAGGACGAGGCGCCGCCCACCCCGCGGCCCAAGGTCGTCATCCTCGGCTCGGGGCCGAACCGGATCGGCCAGGGCATCGAGTTCGACTACGCCTGCGTGCACGCCGCTTTTGCGCTCAAGGAGATCGGCGTCGAGGCGATCATGGTCAACTGCAACCCTGAGACGGTCTCCACCGACTACGACACCTCCGACCGCCTCTACTTCGAGCCGCTCACGTTCGAGGACGTGATGAACATCGTGGAGCGGGAGCAGCCGCAGGGGGTCATCGTCCAGTTCGGCGGCCAGACCCCGCTCAAGCTGGTGGTGGCGCTCCAGGCCGCCGGCGTCCCGATCCTGGGCACGCCGTCCGACGCCATCGACCGCGCGGAGGACCGCGGGCGCTTCGCCCGGCTGCTGGAGGGGCTCCACCTCGCCCAGGCCCCGGGCGACATGGCCCGCTCCTTCGACGAGGCGGCGCGCATCGCGACGGCCATCGGCTATCCGGTGCTGGTTCGACCCTCCTACGTCCTGGGCGGGCGCGCCATGCAGATCGTCTACGACGAAGAGGACCTGCGCGGTTACATGGGCGAGGCCGTGCGCGTGAGCCCGGAGCATCCGATCCTCGTGGACAAGTTCCTGGAGGACGCCATCGAGATCGACGTGGACGCCATCGCCGACGGCGAGCGCGTGGTCGTGGGCGGCGTCATGGAGCACGTGGAGAAGGCGGGCATCCACTCGGGCGACTCGGCCTGTGCCCTGCCCCCCTACTCGCTGGGTGACGACCAGGTCGAGCGCATCAAGGCGCAGACGCGCGCGCTGGCCCGTGAGCTGGGGGTGATCGGCCTCCTGAACATCCAGTTCGCCATCAAGAACGAGACGATCTTCGTCCTCGAGGTCAACCCGCGGGCCTCCCGGACCGTGCCCTTCGTCTCCAAGGCGATCGGCGTCCCCCTGGCGAAGCTCGCCACCAAGGTGATGCTGGGGGCGCGCCTCGTCGACCTGGGCCTGGGCGAGGAGCGCGAGGTCGCCCACATCGCCATCAAGGAGGCCGTGTTCCCCTTCGTCAAGTTCCCCGGCGTGGACGCCGTCCTGGGGCCCGAGATGAAGTCCACGGGCGAGGTGATGGGGATCGACCAGGACTTCCGGAAGGCCTACGTGAAGGCCCAGCTCTCGGCGCACTCGCCACTGCCCACCTCGGGCAAGGTGTTCATCTCGGTCAAGAACCGCGACAAGCGCGCCGCCCTGGGCATCGCCAAGCGGCTCAGCGAGATGGGCATGAGCCTCGTGGCGACCACCGGCACGGCCAAGCTCCTGGCTCTGCAGGGCATGACCGTGGAGACCATCCACAAGGTGGCCGAGGGCTACCGGCCCAACATCGTGGATCTCATGAAGCGCGGCGAGATCGCCCTGGTCTTCAACACGCCCGAGGACGGACGCGCTCGCAAGGACTCCTCCATCATCCGCCGCACAGCCGTGACCCAGAACATCCCCTACTACACCACGGTGGACGGCGCCCAGGCGGCCATCGGCGGGATCGAGGCCCTGCTCAAGGGGGAGATCTCCGTGCGGTCGCTCCAGGAATACCATGCCGCCCCCTGA
- the pyrF gene encoding orotidine-5'-phosphate decarboxylase, producing MPPPDPRGRLIVALDVDSLDAAGRLMDRLEGLVRRFKIGSQLFTACGPAAVEAVHKRGAEVFLDLKFHDIPSSVAGAAREAARLGVFMFNVHASGGRAMMQAAAGAAAAATPPGARRPLALAVTVLTSLDRAALQRELRVASSVEGHVLHLAGLARAAGLDGCVASPGEIAPLRNHLGAGWVIVTPGVRPAGSDPHDQSRVATPAAAARAGAHYLIVGRPITAAPDPAAAARAILHDISP from the coding sequence ATGCCGCCCCCTGACCCCCGCGGCCGGCTCATCGTGGCCCTGGATGTGGACAGCCTCGACGCCGCCGGGAGGCTCATGGACCGGCTGGAGGGCCTCGTGCGGCGATTCAAGATCGGCTCCCAGCTCTTCACCGCCTGCGGTCCGGCGGCGGTGGAGGCCGTGCACAAGCGCGGCGCCGAGGTCTTCCTCGACCTCAAGTTCCACGACATCCCGAGCAGCGTGGCCGGGGCCGCGCGGGAGGCCGCGCGCCTGGGCGTCTTCATGTTCAACGTCCACGCCTCCGGAGGCCGCGCGATGATGCAGGCGGCGGCCGGCGCCGCGGCGGCGGCGACTCCGCCCGGGGCGCGGCGCCCGCTCGCGCTCGCCGTGACCGTGCTGACGAGCCTGGACCGGGCGGCGCTCCAGCGGGAGCTCCGGGTGGCCTCGTCGGTGGAGGGGCATGTGCTCCACCTGGCCGGCCTCGCCCGCGCCGCCGGACTCGACGGCTGCGTGGCCTCGCCCGGCGAGATCGCCCCGCTCAGGAACCACCTGGGCGCGGGCTGGGTGATCGTGACGCCAGGGGTGCGCCCGGCGGGCAGCGATCCGCACGATCAGTCGCGCGTGGCCACTCCCGCGGCGGCCGCCCGCGCTGGGGCCCACTACCTGATCGTTGGCCGGCCCATCACCGCTGCCCCCGACCCGGCCGCCGCCGCCCGCGCCATCCTCCACGACATCTCCCCCTGA